One stretch of Jiangella gansuensis DSM 44835 DNA includes these proteins:
- a CDS encoding S8 family peptidase, with protein sequence MFDPRKRLAGEVRRLEINAEKRSRGRRFRLGVRWNDARDRVEYMYKHGELLCRGTDLDLVLAAFANTGLERPERVTSPLPSLRVLHVGDRDAAELADTLAATLGDGVLTPNHVLDAHAYVRLCPATEPLPWHGPVTDLPEPRGTGRAHVAVVDTGFSATVADDSAYARFSAVAPDSEPDDLVHVQDTTIIEPYGGHGTAATARLLAVTGAESTTVHVSSCAVGGAVDEVSVAQAVAAAARSGASVISLQAGAYTREAEPPVAFAALRDDVLTDHPDTVLVAAAGNNSTDDEFWPAAFDWVTGVGGLTTDGSARADWSNHGEWVDVYAVGDNVTVPYPNGSYEYLGSELSVEFTQGHAIWSGTSFATPVVAGMIARRMIEDDVDAPAARDAVLADAATAAVTGIGPRALPGQDG encoded by the coding sequence ATGTTCGACCCGCGAAAGCGGCTGGCCGGCGAGGTCCGTCGGCTCGAGATCAATGCCGAGAAGCGCTCCCGGGGCCGCCGGTTCCGGCTCGGCGTTCGCTGGAACGACGCCCGCGACCGGGTCGAATACATGTACAAGCACGGCGAACTGCTGTGCCGCGGCACCGACCTCGACCTGGTGCTGGCGGCCTTCGCGAACACCGGCCTGGAGCGCCCCGAGCGGGTGACCAGCCCGCTCCCCAGCCTGCGGGTGCTGCACGTGGGCGACCGGGACGCCGCAGAGCTGGCTGACACGCTCGCGGCCACGCTGGGCGACGGTGTCCTCACACCGAACCACGTCCTCGACGCCCACGCTTACGTGCGACTGTGCCCGGCCACCGAGCCGCTGCCCTGGCACGGCCCGGTCACCGACCTCCCCGAACCGCGCGGCACCGGCCGCGCGCATGTCGCCGTCGTCGACACCGGCTTCTCGGCCACCGTCGCCGACGATTCCGCGTACGCCCGGTTCAGCGCGGTGGCCCCGGATTCCGAGCCCGACGATCTCGTCCACGTCCAGGACACGACGATCATCGAGCCGTACGGCGGGCACGGGACCGCCGCGACCGCGCGCCTGCTCGCCGTCACCGGTGCGGAGTCCACCACGGTGCACGTGAGCAGCTGCGCCGTCGGTGGCGCCGTCGACGAGGTCTCGGTGGCGCAGGCGGTCGCCGCCGCCGCGCGCTCCGGTGCGAGCGTTATCAGCCTGCAGGCGGGCGCGTACACCCGGGAGGCCGAACCGCCGGTAGCGTTCGCGGCACTGCGCGACGACGTGCTGACCGACCACCCCGACACCGTCCTCGTCGCCGCGGCCGGCAACAACAGCACGGACGACGAGTTCTGGCCGGCCGCGTTCGACTGGGTGACCGGTGTCGGTGGGCTCACCACGGACGGCTCGGCCCGCGCAGACTGGTCGAACCACGGCGAGTGGGTTGACGTCTACGCCGTCGGTGACAACGTCACCGTGCCGTACCCGAACGGGAGCTACGAGTATCTCGGCTCCGAGTTGTCGGTCGAGTTCACCCAGGGCCACGCGATCTGGTCCGGCACGTCCTTCGCCACCCCAGTGGTGGCCGGGATGATCGCCCGGCGCATGATCGAGGACGACGTGGACGCACCGGCGGCCCGCGACGCCGTGCTGGCCGACGCCGCCACGGCGGCCGTCACCGGCATCGGACCCCGGGCGCTCCCCGGACAGGACGGCTAA
- a CDS encoding LysR family transcriptional regulator — protein MTVPDLPARELQCFLVLAEQLHFGRTAEQLYVSQSRVSQLLRSLERRVGAPLVERTSRRVRLTPLGEDFLTSLRPAYAALARAFEQTRLEAHRSQPPLRIGFQGAVYEPVALALARFQEQHPHPSVDLKELPLADPFSDLLAGRIDVAVVLLPVEEPELTTGLVFSREPQTLALAAGHPWARRHEIDADDLSEVPLVAIVGPAPDYWRRVHTPAVTPSGARIRTRGRATTVQEGLTQVASGRGGMLLCAATAAYNRRPDIAFVPVRGLPETALGVTWRADRQDARVEEFTSTLRQALP, from the coding sequence GTGACCGTCCCGGACCTACCGGCCCGCGAGCTGCAGTGCTTCCTCGTGCTCGCCGAGCAACTGCACTTCGGCCGCACCGCCGAGCAGCTGTACGTCTCACAGAGCCGGGTGAGCCAGCTGCTGCGTTCACTCGAACGCCGCGTCGGGGCGCCCCTGGTCGAACGCACCAGCAGACGGGTCCGGCTCACACCCCTCGGCGAGGACTTCCTGACCAGCCTCCGGCCGGCCTACGCCGCCTTGGCGCGAGCGTTCGAGCAGACCCGGCTCGAAGCGCACCGCTCCCAGCCGCCGCTGCGGATTGGTTTCCAGGGCGCCGTGTACGAGCCGGTCGCGCTCGCTCTCGCGCGGTTCCAGGAGCAGCACCCGCATCCGAGCGTCGACCTCAAGGAACTGCCGCTCGCCGATCCGTTCTCCGACCTCCTGGCGGGCCGGATCGACGTTGCCGTGGTCCTCCTGCCGGTAGAGGAACCCGAGCTCACCACCGGCCTCGTCTTCTCCCGCGAACCGCAGACTCTGGCGCTGGCGGCCGGACACCCGTGGGCGCGGCGCCACGAGATCGACGCCGACGACCTGTCCGAGGTGCCGTTGGTGGCGATCGTCGGACCCGCACCCGACTACTGGCGTCGCGTGCACACCCCGGCAGTGACACCGAGCGGCGCGCGCATCCGCACCCGTGGCCGCGCCACGACCGTGCAGGAAGGACTCACCCAGGTGGCGTCCGGACGGGGTGGAATGCTGCTGTGCGCGGCAACCGCCGCCTACAACCGCCGCCCGGACATCGCGTTCGTGCCGGTCCGCGGCCTCCCGGAGACGGCACTCGGCGTCACCTGGCGGGCCGACCGGCAGGACGCCCGGGTCGAGGAATTCACCTCGACCCTGCGCCAGGCTCTCCCGTGA
- a CDS encoding S8/S53 family peptidase, which yields MQHDRERLHLEFERLRENSARRSKDRGFELAARWNRDETEIEYLYRQGQLICDERDLDVVLAAFEELRLDRPEVLEGPVGLVILHVSETDAAEVADKLAESLGDERIVAPNHVLDAQSHAVMCPATEPLAAYGPIPELGEPIGPGDARVAVIDTGFLPDLAKESGFERFSAVRTYEVDDDVYAPGTDRIQPYGGHGTAATARLLAVSGSRSVSVEVRDCLIGGAVDELAIVADLERVVRAGVDVVSVQAGLYARPGNTPKAFDMFYRRVLSRHPQTVVVAAAGNHGTDVPFWPAAYSWTTAVGSLTRGGDARTSWSNFGYWVDAYVSGESALVPFPNGTYTYVDKTSAAFTNGHAVWSGTSFATPVVAGLIARRMVERDVDARVARHIVLQEAAIGALPETGPRLIL from the coding sequence ATGCAACACGACCGCGAACGGCTACACCTGGAGTTCGAGCGCTTACGGGAAAACAGCGCTCGCCGCTCGAAGGACCGGGGGTTCGAGCTCGCCGCACGGTGGAATCGCGACGAGACCGAGATCGAGTACCTCTATCGTCAGGGCCAGCTGATCTGTGATGAGCGAGATCTCGATGTCGTGCTGGCCGCGTTCGAGGAACTGCGCCTCGACCGGCCTGAAGTTTTAGAAGGACCCGTCGGCCTGGTCATCCTCCACGTTTCCGAGACGGATGCCGCCGAGGTCGCCGACAAACTGGCCGAGTCGCTGGGCGACGAGCGGATCGTGGCGCCCAACCACGTCCTGGATGCTCAGTCCCACGCCGTGATGTGTCCCGCGACCGAGCCGTTGGCCGCGTATGGGCCCATTCCGGAACTTGGCGAGCCAATAGGCCCTGGCGATGCGCGAGTAGCCGTCATCGACACCGGTTTCCTTCCCGATCTCGCGAAGGAGTCCGGCTTCGAGCGGTTCTCGGCGGTCCGCACGTACGAGGTCGACGACGACGTCTACGCGCCGGGCACCGACCGGATCCAGCCCTACGGCGGACACGGCACCGCGGCGACTGCCCGGCTGCTCGCGGTCTCCGGTTCCCGGTCGGTGAGTGTGGAGGTGCGAGACTGTCTGATCGGCGGCGCGGTCGACGAGCTGGCCATCGTCGCGGACCTGGAACGCGTCGTGCGGGCCGGCGTCGACGTCGTCAGCGTGCAGGCCGGCCTCTACGCACGCCCCGGCAACACCCCGAAGGCGTTCGACATGTTCTACCGGCGGGTGCTCAGCCGGCATCCGCAGACGGTGGTCGTCGCCGCGGCCGGTAACCACGGAACGGACGTGCCGTTCTGGCCGGCGGCGTACAGCTGGACCACGGCCGTGGGCTCGCTGACCCGCGGCGGCGACGCGCGCACGTCGTGGTCGAACTTCGGCTACTGGGTCGACGCGTACGTCTCGGGTGAGAGCGCCCTCGTCCCATTCCCGAACGGGACGTACACGTACGTCGACAAGACCTCGGCGGCCTTCACCAACGGGCACGCGGTGTGGTCGGGCACGTCGTTCGCGACCCCCGTGGTCGCTGGTCTGATCGCACGCCGGATGGTCGAACGTGACGTCGACGCGCGGGTGGCTCGGCACATCGTGCTGCAGGAGGCGGCGATCGGGGCGCTGCCGGAGACCGGCCCGCGGCTGATCCTCTGA
- a CDS encoding helicase C-terminal domain-containing protein — MSGNDTPVRSLAEDLRARADDELAALLRARPDLLAPVPVDVGQLAARATTRASTVRALDRLDRFTLQVLDALVVLPVPVSADDVRTALPMSGTATGPVGDAVTALRTQALLWGRDDDLRVPHIVREILGPHPAGLGPPARQALLALSPSRLTTIMRGLGLPSNGDHGAAAEALAAYLADPATLGALLDTLTDDARSALAALTPGPPTGRIDDAMREVDRETARTAIDLLLAVGLLVPVDSATVVLPREVALYLRGGVHTDVLTSPPRPAVTERTPDIVDRTAGAGAFDVVRKVELLLNTWAAEPPPVLRTGGLGVRDLRRLPELLDTDEAGAALIAEVAFAAGLLAISDDIDEVWLPTPEFDAWQREEPARRWAALAQAWLTTSRVAGLAGSRDERDRPVAPLGRDLERPAAPEYRRLALGELAELPAGSAPDLVGVLAALQWRRPRRGGRFRDDLVRWTLREAEQLGLTGMGALASFARPLLAGRGDDKAVAAAADAVRTSLPQPLDHVLLQADLTAVAPGPLRSDLERELTLISDVESRGGASVHRFTTGSLRRALDAGRTAADVHEFLAAISRTPVPQPLTYLVDDVARTHGQLRVGSAQSFVRCDDHAVLAAIMAEPRSSSLGLRRLAPTVLASSLPPNTLVERLRQIGFSPVPEAADGSIVIGRSEPRRAVTRQTPRPPFAELSAPEETLLGAAVRALRAGDRSRAERPPDAAPGRLGRTGAAATLADLRQALESGTTVWIGYVDHHGATTERLVDPARLEGGWLSAFDHRSGEVRSFAVHRISGVAPVDA; from the coding sequence ATGAGCGGGAACGACACACCCGTGCGCAGCCTCGCCGAAGACTTGCGCGCACGGGCCGACGACGAGCTGGCCGCACTGCTGCGCGCCCGGCCCGACCTGCTCGCCCCCGTCCCGGTCGACGTCGGCCAGCTCGCCGCCCGGGCCACCACCCGCGCGTCGACGGTGCGCGCCCTGGACCGGCTCGACCGGTTCACCCTGCAGGTGCTCGACGCGCTCGTCGTGCTGCCGGTGCCGGTGTCCGCCGACGACGTTCGCACGGCCCTGCCCATGTCTGGAACCGCGACCGGCCCCGTCGGTGACGCCGTCACGGCACTGCGCACGCAGGCGCTGCTGTGGGGCCGCGACGACGACCTCCGGGTGCCGCACATCGTGCGGGAGATCCTCGGCCCGCACCCGGCCGGGCTCGGGCCGCCGGCCCGGCAGGCGCTGCTGGCGCTGTCGCCCAGCCGGCTCACCACCATCATGCGCGGCCTCGGGCTGCCGTCCAACGGCGACCACGGCGCTGCCGCCGAGGCGCTGGCCGCGTACCTGGCCGACCCGGCCACGCTCGGTGCCCTGCTGGACACACTGACCGACGACGCCCGCTCGGCCCTCGCCGCGCTGACACCGGGCCCTCCGACCGGCCGCATCGACGACGCCATGCGCGAGGTCGACCGGGAGACCGCCCGTACGGCGATCGACCTGCTGCTCGCGGTCGGTCTACTGGTGCCGGTCGACTCCGCCACCGTGGTGCTGCCCCGCGAGGTCGCGCTGTACCTGCGCGGCGGCGTCCACACCGACGTGCTGACGTCGCCGCCGCGGCCGGCGGTCACCGAGCGCACCCCCGACATCGTCGACCGCACGGCCGGCGCCGGCGCGTTCGACGTGGTCCGCAAGGTGGAGCTGCTCCTGAACACCTGGGCGGCCGAGCCGCCACCAGTGCTGCGCACCGGTGGGCTGGGGGTACGTGACCTGCGCAGGCTGCCGGAGCTCCTCGACACCGACGAGGCGGGCGCGGCGCTGATAGCCGAGGTCGCCTTCGCGGCCGGACTCCTGGCCATCAGCGACGACATCGACGAGGTGTGGCTGCCCACGCCGGAGTTCGACGCCTGGCAACGGGAGGAACCAGCCCGGCGCTGGGCGGCCCTGGCCCAGGCGTGGCTGACGACCAGCCGGGTGGCGGGCCTCGCCGGCAGCCGCGACGAGCGCGACCGGCCGGTGGCGCCGCTCGGGCGCGATCTGGAACGTCCGGCCGCGCCGGAGTACCGCCGGCTGGCCCTCGGCGAACTGGCCGAACTGCCCGCGGGATCGGCGCCGGACCTCGTCGGCGTGCTCGCCGCCCTGCAGTGGCGCCGTCCGCGGCGCGGCGGCCGGTTCCGTGACGACCTCGTGCGCTGGACACTGCGAGAGGCGGAGCAGCTCGGCCTCACCGGCATGGGCGCGCTGGCGTCGTTCGCCCGGCCGCTGCTGGCCGGACGCGGTGACGACAAGGCCGTCGCGGCCGCCGCCGACGCCGTGCGCACCAGCCTGCCGCAGCCACTGGACCACGTGCTGCTCCAGGCCGACCTGACCGCCGTCGCGCCCGGGCCGCTGCGCTCCGACCTCGAGCGCGAACTGACGCTGATCTCCGACGTCGAGAGCCGTGGCGGCGCGTCCGTGCACCGGTTCACCACCGGATCGCTGCGCCGGGCCCTGGACGCCGGCCGCACCGCCGCCGATGTGCACGAGTTCCTCGCCGCCATCTCCCGCACCCCGGTGCCGCAACCACTGACGTACCTCGTCGACGACGTCGCGCGGACGCACGGGCAACTGCGGGTGGGCAGCGCGCAGTCCTTCGTCCGCTGCGACGACCACGCTGTCCTGGCCGCCATCATGGCCGAGCCGCGGTCGTCGAGCCTGGGCCTGCGGCGACTCGCACCCACGGTGCTCGCGTCGTCGCTGCCGCCGAACACCCTGGTGGAGCGGCTGCGGCAGATCGGGTTCAGCCCGGTGCCGGAGGCTGCCGACGGTTCCATCGTGATCGGACGTTCCGAACCACGGCGGGCGGTCACCCGCCAGACTCCGCGGCCGCCGTTCGCGGAGCTGTCGGCACCGGAGGAGACGCTGCTGGGCGCGGCCGTCCGAGCGCTGCGGGCCGGCGACCGTTCGCGCGCCGAACGCCCACCGGACGCCGCACCGGGCCGGCTCGGGCGCACCGGCGCCGCCGCCACGCTCGCCGACCTGCGCCAGGCGCTGGAGTCCGGCACCACCGTCTGGATCGGCTATGTCGACCACCACGGCGCCACCACCGAGCGGCTGGTCGACCCCGCCCGGCTCGAAGGCGGCTGGCTGTCCGCGTTCGACCACCGCAGCGGCGAGGTCAGGTCGTTCGCGGTGCACCGCATCAGCGGGGTCGCCCCGGTAGACGCGTGA
- a CDS encoding Lrp/AsnC family transcriptional regulator, with translation MDTVDARLVAALRANGRASYAELGRLVGLSGPSIQERVRRLEERGVITGYRATVNPTALGLGLTALIGLVLSDSAGHDEVGARLEDVPEVEDCWFIAGDEAYMLKVRVSDVEGLERLLGRLVRIEGVARTRTTLIISTRFEDRQVAAADEELVASS, from the coding sequence ATGGACACGGTGGATGCGCGTTTGGTAGCGGCGTTGCGAGCCAACGGCCGCGCCTCCTATGCCGAGCTCGGGCGGCTGGTCGGGCTGTCCGGGCCGAGCATCCAGGAGCGGGTTCGGCGGCTGGAGGAGCGCGGCGTCATCACCGGCTACCGGGCCACGGTCAACCCGACGGCGCTCGGGCTCGGCCTGACCGCCTTGATCGGACTGGTGTTGTCGGACTCGGCCGGGCACGACGAGGTCGGAGCTCGGCTCGAGGACGTTCCCGAGGTCGAGGACTGCTGGTTCATCGCCGGCGACGAGGCATACATGCTCAAAGTGCGGGTGAGCGACGTCGAAGGGCTCGAGCGGTTGCTCGGCCGGCTGGTACGGATCGAAGGCGTCGCGCGCACCCGCACCACGCTGATCATCTCCACCCGCTTCGAGGACCGGCAGGTGGCCGCCGCCGACGAAGAACTGGTCGCGAGCTCCTGA
- a CDS encoding MFS transporter, producing MTPGQTPTNSRRPLNPRQARHRYLILLGLRWLPSGMLLPVLTLLPLERGLTLSQLGQAAAVQGLVVFLIELPTGGLSDSLGRKPVLVASGIVSLGGFALIYTADSFLLFAVAFAVQGIYRALDSGPLEAWYVDTVLAHDPDADISGGLSGGGVVASIAIGGGALLAGGLVALDPWSSVEALAVPVIVAAVFRAVSVVATIALLHEAKPRTGWAATSAAVRDVPRVIVGGLRLLRRSKVLQVLIWVEVVWGFGMVAMESLTPIHLADIVSNADDAAAIMGPVNSAAWVASAVGAWLAAVAARRVGAARAAMALHVLLGAAVVGIALSAGAVGLIIAFLVGYIANGAVTPLHMTMLHERATSENRVTIVSVGSMAGQAAGSLGLIALTAVADGASVAAAMGLGGLALALCALLYLPVRRDDRRAGRSDRRDLKASS from the coding sequence GTGACACCGGGTCAGACACCGACGAACTCCAGAAGGCCACTCAACCCCCGCCAGGCACGGCACCGCTACCTCATCCTGCTCGGCCTGCGCTGGCTGCCGTCGGGAATGCTGCTGCCGGTCCTTACCCTGCTGCCGCTGGAGCGCGGGCTGACGCTGTCACAGCTGGGGCAGGCCGCGGCCGTCCAGGGCCTGGTCGTGTTCCTGATCGAACTGCCCACCGGCGGACTCTCCGACTCCCTGGGACGCAAACCCGTCCTGGTCGCATCGGGCATCGTGAGCCTCGGCGGCTTCGCCCTCATCTACACCGCCGACTCGTTCCTCCTGTTCGCCGTGGCGTTCGCCGTCCAGGGCATCTACCGCGCCTTGGACAGCGGGCCGCTGGAGGCCTGGTACGTCGACACCGTCCTGGCACACGACCCGGACGCCGACATCTCCGGTGGGCTGTCCGGCGGTGGTGTCGTCGCGAGCATCGCCATCGGCGGCGGGGCGCTGCTGGCCGGCGGCCTGGTCGCGCTGGACCCGTGGTCCTCGGTGGAGGCACTGGCCGTCCCCGTCATCGTCGCCGCCGTGTTCCGCGCCGTCTCCGTCGTCGCCACCATCGCCCTGCTCCACGAGGCCAAGCCGAGGACCGGCTGGGCTGCGACCTCGGCCGCGGTGCGCGATGTACCACGTGTGATCGTCGGCGGTCTGCGCCTGCTGCGCCGTTCCAAGGTCCTCCAGGTGCTGATCTGGGTCGAAGTGGTGTGGGGCTTCGGAATGGTGGCCATGGAGTCGCTCACCCCCATCCACCTGGCCGACATCGTGTCCAACGCGGACGATGCCGCCGCCATCATGGGCCCGGTCAACTCGGCCGCGTGGGTGGCGTCGGCCGTGGGCGCCTGGCTCGCCGCGGTCGCGGCGCGCCGGGTGGGCGCCGCGCGAGCCGCGATGGCCCTGCACGTCCTGCTCGGCGCGGCCGTGGTCGGCATCGCGCTGTCAGCCGGCGCGGTCGGGTTGATCATCGCGTTCCTGGTGGGCTACATCGCGAACGGTGCTGTCACCCCGTTGCACATGACGATGCTCCATGAGCGCGCAACCAGCGAGAACCGGGTCACGATCGTGTCCGTCGGTTCCATGGCCGGCCAGGCTGCCGGTTCGCTGGGCCTGATCGCGCTCACCGCCGTGGCCGACGGTGCTTCCGTCGCCGCCGCGATGGGGCTCGGCGGGCTCGCCCTCGCGTTGTGCGCTCTGCTGTACCTACCCGTCCGCCGGGACGACCGGCGCGCCGGCCGATCGGACCGGCGCGATCTGAAGGCGTCGAGTTAG
- a CDS encoding Dps family protein, protein MPTINSPLPEDAHKVVTEALRDALIDLVDLSLLGKQAHWNVTGPRFRTIHFQLDEVVDTARKHADVVAERSATIGSPADGRAETIARDSRITRLDAGWLRDDDVVAAFISLYEGVIARMRQRAQDVEQADAVSNNILLDVVEELEKQYWMWQAERS, encoded by the coding sequence ATGCCCACCATCAACAGTCCGTTGCCGGAAGACGCCCACAAGGTCGTGACCGAGGCACTGCGGGACGCGCTCATCGACCTCGTCGACCTGTCCCTGCTGGGCAAGCAGGCACACTGGAACGTCACCGGCCCGAGGTTCCGCACCATCCACTTCCAGCTCGACGAGGTCGTCGACACGGCCCGCAAGCACGCCGACGTCGTCGCCGAGCGGTCGGCCACGATCGGCAGCCCGGCGGACGGCCGCGCCGAGACCATCGCGCGCGACTCGCGGATCACGCGCCTCGACGCCGGCTGGTTGCGTGACGACGACGTCGTGGCCGCGTTCATCAGCCTCTACGAAGGCGTCATCGCCAGGATGCGCCAGCGCGCCCAGGACGTCGAGCAGGCCGACGCCGTCAGCAACAACATCCTGCTCGACGTGGTCGAGGAGCTGGAGAAGCAGTACTGGATGTGGCAGGCCGAGCGGTCGTGA
- a CDS encoding threonine ammonia-lyase, with product MTGLVTIDDVRAAAGRLDGVAVRTPLLPAAWAGGELWLKPEGLQATGAFKLRGAFNAVALLDDDERARGVVTHSSGNHAQALAWAAKAQGIAATVVMPDAAAPVKVAATRELGAEVVMVPPAERDSRVEELRAQRGLTFISPFDHPGVIAGAGTVGLEIAADEPKIDTVLVPVGGGGLISGIAVAMAAAAPSARVVAVEPELAADLAESLARGERVRWDPADTYRTIADGVRLPVVGELTWRHIQAYVDEVVTVPEDAILAAMSTIATRARVVAEPTGALATAAFLADPGRFGRAVAVVSGGNADPALLASVLTAARA from the coding sequence GTGACGGGCTTGGTCACGATCGACGATGTCCGCGCGGCGGCCGGCCGGCTCGACGGCGTCGCCGTGCGCACGCCGCTGTTGCCGGCCGCGTGGGCCGGCGGTGAGCTGTGGCTGAAGCCGGAGGGCCTGCAGGCCACCGGCGCGTTCAAGCTGCGCGGTGCGTTCAACGCCGTCGCCCTGCTCGACGACGACGAACGCGCCCGAGGCGTCGTCACCCACTCCAGCGGCAACCACGCCCAGGCGCTGGCCTGGGCGGCGAAGGCGCAGGGCATCGCGGCCACGGTCGTGATGCCCGACGCGGCCGCGCCGGTCAAGGTCGCGGCCACGCGGGAACTGGGTGCCGAGGTCGTCATGGTGCCGCCGGCGGAGCGGGACAGCCGCGTCGAGGAACTGCGCGCACAGCGCGGCCTGACGTTCATCTCGCCGTTCGACCACCCGGGTGTGATCGCCGGCGCCGGCACCGTGGGCCTCGAGATCGCCGCGGACGAGCCGAAGATCGACACCGTCCTGGTGCCGGTCGGCGGCGGCGGGCTGATCTCGGGTATCGCCGTCGCGATGGCGGCCGCGGCACCGAGCGCCCGCGTCGTCGCCGTCGAGCCCGAGCTCGCTGCGGACCTGGCCGAGAGCCTCGCGCGCGGCGAGCGGGTCCGCTGGGACCCGGCCGACACCTACCGGACCATCGCCGACGGCGTTCGGTTGCCGGTGGTGGGCGAGCTGACGTGGCGGCACATCCAGGCGTACGTCGACGAGGTCGTGACGGTGCCCGAGGACGCCATCCTGGCGGCGATGTCCACCATCGCCACCCGCGCCCGCGTGGTCGCCGAGCCCACCGGGGCGCTTGCCACAGCGGCGTTCCTGGCCGATCCGGGCCGGTTCGGCCGTGCGGTGGCGGTGGTGTCGGGCGGCAACGCGGACCCGGCGCTGCTGGCGTCGGTTCTCACGGCTGCTCGAGCGTGA
- a CDS encoding MFS transporter, with amino-acid sequence MSRTTEPLAAAREPEPEPGQDRWPAVAIAALATFTVVAAEMMPVGLLTPIGSALGESEGTVGLSLTLTGLAAAVTAPLVPVVIGRADRRTVLVALMVALSLANALTALAPTFPVMAVARVLLGVTMGAVWALAAGLAPRLVRERSAGLATTVVFSGIAVASVLGVPVGTYLGAAAGWRAAFWALAALGLLVAAAMAVCFPALPGARGLRLRGVPGLLRIPAVTTGLVLTALLVTGHFAAYTYVRPVLETFGGIGAATLGTLLVVYGVFGVAGNFAAGPRAARRPRRVVVVLAGTLLVSLATVPWLGTTAFGAGALLAVWGLAYGGVSVSTQAWMARAAPRELGTALWVGVFNASIAAGAFAGGAMFDAHGARAVVWTAAGLVALALVTGTLTRLPGRPR; translated from the coding sequence ATGTCCCGGACCACCGAGCCCCTGGCCGCCGCCCGCGAACCCGAACCCGAACCCGGCCAGGACCGCTGGCCCGCGGTCGCGATCGCCGCGCTGGCCACCTTCACCGTCGTCGCAGCCGAGATGATGCCCGTCGGTCTGCTCACGCCCATCGGGTCCGCGTTGGGGGAGTCCGAGGGGACCGTCGGACTGTCGCTGACCCTCACCGGACTCGCTGCCGCGGTGACGGCGCCGCTCGTCCCGGTGGTGATCGGCCGGGCCGACCGCCGGACCGTGCTCGTGGCGCTGATGGTGGCGTTGTCGCTCGCCAACGCGCTGACGGCGCTCGCGCCGACATTCCCGGTCATGGCGGTGGCCCGGGTCCTGCTCGGTGTCACCATGGGCGCCGTGTGGGCTCTGGCTGCCGGGCTCGCGCCGCGCCTGGTCCGGGAGCGCTCGGCAGGCTTGGCCACGACCGTGGTCTTCAGCGGGATAGCCGTCGCGTCGGTCCTGGGGGTGCCGGTCGGCACGTATCTCGGCGCGGCGGCCGGCTGGCGGGCGGCGTTCTGGGCGCTGGCCGCGCTGGGTCTGCTCGTGGCCGCGGCCATGGCGGTCTGCTTCCCGGCGCTGCCCGGGGCGCGCGGGCTGCGGCTGCGCGGCGTCCCGGGCCTGCTGCGCATCCCAGCGGTGACGACCGGCCTCGTCCTGACCGCCCTGCTGGTCACCGGGCACTTCGCCGCCTACACGTACGTGCGACCGGTGCTGGAGACCTTCGGCGGCATCGGTGCGGCGACCCTGGGAACGCTGCTCGTCGTCTACGGCGTCTTCGGCGTCGCCGGGAACTTCGCCGCCGGCCCGCGCGCCGCTCGCCGGCCGCGCCGGGTCGTCGTCGTTCTGGCCGGAACTCTGCTCGTCAGCTTGGCCACCGTGCCATGGCTGGGGACGACGGCGTTCGGCGCCGGGGCGCTGCTGGCCGTCTGGGGACTGGCGTACGGGGGTGTGTCGGTCAGCACGCAGGCGTGGATGGCGCGGGCCGCGCCGCGCGAACTCGGCACCGCCCTGTGGGTCGGCGTTTTCAACGCCAGCATCGCGGCGGGGGCGTTCGCCGGCGGTGCGATGTTCGACGCGCACGGCGCCAGGGCGGTGGTGTGGACGGCCGCGGGGCTCGTCGCCCTGGCGCTGGTGACCGGGACGCTCACGCGTCTACCGGGGCGACCCCGCTGA
- a CDS encoding PLD nuclease N-terminal domain-containing protein translates to MGRVLPIVVAIALLVYALIDCLQTDSARFRSLNRFIWVAIIVLIPLVGPLLWLAIGKAREQRRPVPPPSRPVAPDDDPEFLRQLRDIDTKHEKMLGEWEADLRRREQRMRGTDKPADEPMTEQERKDAELRKREDESRHGSDDDDDPR, encoded by the coding sequence GTGGGTCGGGTACTACCAATCGTGGTGGCGATCGCGCTGCTCGTCTATGCGCTGATCGACTGCCTGCAGACCGACTCCGCCAGGTTCCGGTCGCTGAACCGCTTCATCTGGGTCGCCATCATCGTCCTGATACCCCTTGTCGGGCCGCTGTTGTGGCTGGCCATCGGCAAGGCCCGCGAGCAGCGCCGCCCGGTCCCGCCACCCAGCCGTCCGGTCGCTCCCGACGACGATCCCGAGTTCCTCCGGCAGCTGCGCGACATCGACACCAAGCACGAGAAGATGCTCGGCGAGTGGGAGGCCGACCTGCGCCGCCGGGAACAGCGGATGCGCGGCACCGACAAGCCCGCGGACGAACCCATGACCGAGCAGGAACGCAAGGACGCCGAGCTGCGTAAGCGGGAGGACGAATCCCGCCACGGCAGCGATGACGACGACGACCCTCGCTGA